A region from the Natronoarchaeum mannanilyticum genome encodes:
- a CDS encoding DICT sensory domain-containing protein has translation MTFAQFVDGVEGRELTLRVVNRTEEDPVYGMLEDRFADQDVVVEEIDDADAPENEVLLCEAGEALAVSSLTEVRDSVLTVNSDLYITGSRPLENVDTPDVIAGLGETTFSVGGHQKYLLIQLSREIEAMALQAGEGVLHSGFQELSRLDDERGTLAAYETLGDADLDVHVYGIPDADPLDHPGVALHGIDAEEIRTSWFVVFTSEREDVQEAALVAVEREPELWDGFWTFESDLVGEVEEYLESAYLQ, from the coding sequence ATGACGTTTGCACAGTTCGTCGACGGGGTCGAGGGGCGAGAGTTGACGCTGCGGGTGGTCAACCGCACCGAGGAGGACCCCGTCTACGGTATGCTCGAAGATCGCTTCGCGGACCAGGACGTCGTCGTCGAGGAGATCGACGACGCGGACGCCCCGGAAAACGAGGTCCTGCTCTGCGAGGCCGGCGAGGCGCTGGCGGTCTCCTCGCTCACCGAGGTCCGCGACAGCGTGCTCACGGTGAACTCGGATCTCTACATCACCGGTTCGCGGCCGCTGGAGAACGTCGACACGCCCGACGTGATCGCCGGACTGGGCGAGACGACGTTCTCGGTCGGGGGGCACCAGAAGTACCTCCTGATCCAGCTCTCCCGCGAGATCGAGGCGATGGCGCTCCAGGCGGGCGAGGGCGTCCTGCACAGCGGCTTCCAGGAGCTCTCGCGGCTCGACGACGAGCGCGGCACGCTCGCCGCCTACGAGACGCTCGGCGACGCCGATCTCGACGTGCACGTCTACGGCATTCCGGACGCCGACCCGCTCGATCACCCCGGCGTCGCACTCCACGGAATCGACGCCGAGGAGATCCGAACCTCGTGGTTCGTCGTCTTCACGAGTGAACGCGAGGACGTCCAGGAGGCCGCGCTGGTCGCGGTCGAGCGCGAGCCCGAGCTGTGGGACGGCTTCTGGACGTTCGAGTCGGATCTGGTCGGTGAGGTCGAGGAGTACCTCGAGTCGGCGTACCTGCAGTAG
- a CDS encoding cupin domain-containing protein: protein MSDPEPTIRRAEEIEYETVDAAEGLSKGVLIGEDEDAPNFAVRRFELDAGAEVPKHTNEVEHEQYVLSGEYVVGIDDEEHEVSAGDSLLIPAGTVHWYRNEADEPGAFICAVPNGDDEIELAE, encoded by the coding sequence ATGAGCGATCCGGAGCCGACGATCCGACGCGCCGAGGAGATCGAGTACGAAACAGTCGACGCGGCGGAGGGGTTGTCGAAGGGCGTCCTGATCGGCGAGGACGAGGACGCGCCGAACTTCGCCGTCCGGCGGTTCGAGCTCGACGCCGGCGCCGAGGTGCCGAAACACACCAACGAGGTCGAACACGAGCAGTACGTCCTCTCCGGCGAGTACGTGGTGGGGATCGACGACGAGGAACACGAGGTGAGCGCGGGCGACTCGCTGTTGATTCCGGCGGGGACGGTCCACTGGTACCGGAATGAGGCCGACGAGCCGGGCGCGTTCATCTGCGCGGTACCGAACGGCGACGACGAGATCGAACTGGCGGAGTGA
- a CDS encoding DNA topoisomerase I has protein sequence MELIITEKDNAARRIADILSGESASSTRRNGVNVYRWGGKRVIGLSGHVVGVDFPEEYSDWRDVEPVELIDAEVEKTPTQESIVAALRSLARDADRVTIATDYDREGELIGKEAYELVRDVNEDAPIDRVRFSSITEREVQNAFDNREELDFDLAAAGEARQTIDLIWGAALTRFLSLSARQLGDDFISVGRVQTPTLRLLVDREREIQAFEPDDYWELYADLEKDDDDFEAQYFYRDEDGNEAERVWDEDLADAVYEALAATDARTTVERVNRRTRTDSPPEPFSTTQFIRAAGTLGYSAQRGMSVAEDLYTAGYITYPRTDNTVYPDDLDPEELLDEFVGHYTFGDDAESLLEIEDIEPTEGDEETTDHPPIHPTGEIPKKSELSDDEWEIYELVVRRFFATVAEPAVWEHLKVVAELDGAVSIDLPEETDDVTLKANGKRLVEAGYHDVYPYFNTSENYVPDVEEGEQLAIAEARQEDKETQPPRRYGQSRLIETMEKLGIGTKSTRHNTIEKLYDRGYVEGDPPRPTKLAMAVVEAAEEYADRVVSEDMTSELERDMTAIAEGEATLDDVTEESREMLGRVFEELVESREEIGDHLQKSLKADKTLGPCPESDHDLLVRRARGGSAFVGCDGYPECEYTLPLPSTGKPLILDETCDEHDLRHVKMLAGRQTFVHGCPQCKADEAGEGPILGECPDCGDEHDGELAIKQLRNGSRLVGCTRYPDCDYSLPLPRRGEIEVTDEHCEEHGLPELIVHNGDEPWELGCPICNYREYQARESDSGSDLEALDGIGAKTAEKLADAGIESIDDLESAEPDAVAGRVDGVSEDRIRKWQAKA, from the coding sequence GTGGAACTCATCATCACCGAGAAGGACAACGCGGCCCGACGGATCGCCGACATCCTGAGCGGCGAGTCCGCGAGCTCGACCCGCCGGAACGGCGTCAACGTCTACCGGTGGGGCGGCAAGCGCGTGATCGGCCTCTCCGGTCACGTCGTCGGCGTCGACTTCCCCGAGGAGTACAGCGACTGGCGCGACGTCGAGCCCGTCGAGCTGATCGACGCCGAGGTCGAGAAGACGCCGACCCAGGAGTCGATCGTCGCGGCGCTGCGCTCGCTGGCCCGCGACGCCGACCGGGTGACGATCGCGACCGACTACGACCGCGAGGGCGAACTGATCGGCAAGGAGGCCTACGAGCTCGTCCGGGACGTCAACGAGGACGCCCCGATCGACCGCGTGCGGTTCTCCTCGATCACCGAGCGCGAAGTGCAGAACGCGTTCGACAACCGCGAGGAGCTGGACTTCGATCTCGCGGCGGCCGGCGAGGCCCGCCAGACGATCGACCTGATCTGGGGCGCCGCCCTGACGCGCTTTCTCTCGCTGTCGGCGCGCCAGCTCGGCGACGACTTCATCTCGGTCGGCCGCGTCCAGACGCCGACGCTGCGCCTGCTGGTCGACCGCGAGCGCGAGATCCAGGCGTTCGAGCCCGACGACTACTGGGAGCTGTACGCCGATCTGGAGAAAGACGACGACGATTTCGAGGCCCAGTACTTCTACCGCGACGAGGACGGCAACGAGGCCGAGCGCGTCTGGGACGAGGACCTCGCGGACGCCGTCTACGAGGCGCTCGCGGCGACCGACGCGAGGACGACCGTCGAGCGCGTCAACCGCCGGACCCGGACCGACAGCCCGCCCGAGCCGTTCAGCACCACGCAGTTCATCCGCGCCGCGGGCACGCTGGGCTACTCGGCCCAGCGCGGGATGAGCGTCGCCGAGGACCTCTACACCGCCGGCTACATCACGTACCCGCGGACCGACAACACGGTCTACCCCGACGATCTGGACCCCGAGGAACTGCTCGACGAGTTCGTCGGCCACTACACGTTCGGCGACGACGCCGAGTCGCTGCTGGAGATCGAGGATATCGAGCCCACCGAGGGCGACGAGGAGACGACCGACCACCCGCCGATCCACCCGACCGGCGAGATCCCCAAGAAGAGCGAGCTCTCCGACGACGAGTGGGAGATCTACGAGCTCGTCGTCCGCAGGTTCTTCGCGACGGTCGCGGAACCCGCGGTCTGGGAGCACCTCAAGGTCGTCGCCGAACTCGACGGCGCGGTGTCGATCGACCTCCCCGAGGAGACCGACGACGTGACGCTGAAGGCCAACGGCAAGCGCCTCGTCGAGGCGGGCTACCACGACGTCTATCCGTACTTCAACACCAGCGAGAACTACGTCCCCGACGTCGAGGAGGGCGAGCAGCTCGCGATCGCGGAAGCGCGCCAGGAGGACAAGGAAACCCAGCCGCCCCGCCGGTACGGCCAGTCCAGACTCATCGAGACGATGGAGAAGCTGGGCATCGGGACGAAGTCGACTCGCCACAACACCATCGAGAAGCTCTACGACCGGGGCTACGTCGAGGGCGACCCGCCGCGGCCGACCAAGCTCGCGATGGCGGTCGTCGAAGCCGCCGAGGAGTACGCCGACCGCGTCGTCAGCGAGGACATGACCAGCGAGTTGGAGCGGGACATGACCGCCATCGCCGAGGGCGAGGCGACGCTCGACGACGTCACCGAGGAGTCCCGTGAGATGCTCGGACGTGTGTTCGAGGAGCTAGTCGAGTCCCGCGAGGAGATCGGCGATCACCTCCAGAAGTCGCTCAAGGCCGACAAGACCCTGGGGCCTTGCCCCGAATCGGACCACGACCTGCTGGTCCGCCGCGCCCGGGGCGGCTCGGCGTTCGTCGGCTGCGACGGCTATCCGGAGTGCGAGTACACCCTCCCGCTGCCGAGTACGGGCAAACCGCTGATCCTCGACGAGACCTGCGACGAGCACGACCTGCGCCACGTCAAGATGCTCGCCGGCCGCCAGACGTTCGTCCACGGCTGCCCGCAGTGCAAGGCCGACGAGGCCGGCGAAGGCCCGATCCTCGGAGAGTGCCCCGACTGTGGCGACGAACACGACGGCGAACTCGCCATCAAGCAACTGCGCAACGGCTCGCGGCTCGTCGGCTGCACCAGATATCCGGACTGCGACTACTCGCTGCCCCTTCCCCGCCGCGGCGAGATCGAGGTCACCGACGAGCACTGCGAGGAACACGGGCTGCCCGAACTGATCGTCCACAACGGCGACGAACCCTGGGAGCTGGGCTGTCCGATCTGCAACTACCGCGAGTACCAGGCCCGCGAGAGCGACTCGGGCAGCGACCTCGAAGCGCTCGACGGCATCGGCGCCAAGACCGCCGAGAAGCTCGCCGACGCCGGCATCGAGAGCATCGACGATCTGGAGTCGGCCGAGCCGGACGCCGTCGCCGGGCGGGTCGACGGCGTCAGCGAGGACCGGATCCGGAAGTGGCAGGCGAAAGCCTAA
- the smc gene encoding chromosome segregation protein SMC, with amino-acid sequence MHIKELVLENFKSFGRKTRIPFYEDFTVVTGPNGSGKSNIIDAVLFALGLARARGIRAQKLTDLIYNPGFDDGAENAGPNEASVEVVLDNSDGSLDRGQIVNAAGSEDVGDVEEVTIRRRVKETEDNYYSYYYLNGRSVNLSDIQDLLAQAGVTPEGYNVVMQGDVTEIINMTPHERREIIDQIAGVAEFDAKKEDAFEELEAVEDQIDEAQLKIDEKQERLDQLSDERETALEYQSLREEKEEYEGYLKAAELEDKRDDLADVRESIAEREAELEELQRDLDEKQGTVVRLEEDLEDLNAEIERKGEDEQLEIKSEIEGIKGDVARLEDKIESTEEKREAAENERREAFVEVDRKQEEIDDLESDIREIKVEKSSVKADIQSKEAELADIEQQIDDIDTEFDELKADLQERKADRESVKEERNDLQREKDRLLDEARRRSNEIADLEAEIDEAREQIPELESDVEDLQNELTKARSNAENIEEVVDDLKQQKRSLQDDIADVEDEIQAKQQEYAELEARADESGDSSYGRAVTTILNGDLDGVHGTVGQLGGVSQQYATACETAAGGRLANVVVDDDGVGQDCIEYLKSRNAGRATFLPLTEMHSRSLPSKPSDPGVVDFAYNLVDFDSSYSGIFSYVLGDTLVVEDMDTAREYMGDFRMVTLDGELVEKSGAMTGGSTSGSRYSFSKSGKGQLERVAEAIQELQDERDSLREDLQGVEDRLDDARDRKTDANDQVRSIESEIESTEAEIEAVRESIGEKEDRLEELREERESVDERMSEIDEELDEADDELAEIDADIEELETELADSEIPELTSQAEAVEDEIDELEDTLDDLDADLNEYQLEKQYAEESIEELNETIEDAQNRKADCEEQISELEDQIDEKEELLEEKRQEVLELEDELAELKDERSELKDELKAAKSERDSARDDVDRVESKLEDLRDAEDRLEWEVEELEAAVGEYDPEEIPDHDEVTERVETLESEMEELEPVNMLAIEEYDEVEEDLEELEAGRDTLVEERDGIRERIDSYEAQKKATFMEAYEAIDDQFEEIFQRLSNGTGTLHLEDPEDPFEGGMTMKAEPGDKPIQRLDAMSGGEKSLTALAFIFAIQRYNPAPFYALDEVDAFLDAANAERVGEMVDELAGDAQFVVVSHRSAMLDRSERAIGVTMQGDNVSAVTGIQLDGSGDGEVSADD; translated from the coding sequence ATGCATATAAAAGAGCTCGTTCTGGAAAACTTCAAGAGCTTCGGCCGCAAGACCCGCATCCCGTTCTACGAGGACTTCACAGTCGTCACCGGCCCGAACGGTAGCGGGAAGTCGAACATCATCGACGCGGTGCTGTTCGCGCTGGGACTGGCCCGCGCTCGCGGCATCCGCGCACAGAAGCTGACCGACCTGATCTACAACCCTGGGTTCGACGACGGCGCCGAGAACGCCGGGCCGAACGAGGCCAGCGTCGAAGTCGTGCTGGACAACTCGGACGGCTCGCTCGACCGGGGGCAGATCGTCAACGCCGCCGGGAGCGAGGACGTCGGCGACGTCGAGGAAGTGACGATCCGGCGGCGCGTCAAGGAGACCGAGGACAACTACTACTCGTACTACTATCTCAACGGGCGCTCGGTCAACCTCTCGGACATCCAGGACCTGCTCGCGCAGGCCGGCGTCACGCCAGAGGGGTACAACGTCGTCATGCAGGGCGACGTGACCGAGATCATCAACATGACGCCCCACGAGCGCCGGGAGATCATCGACCAGATCGCCGGCGTCGCCGAGTTCGACGCCAAGAAGGAGGACGCCTTCGAGGAACTGGAGGCGGTCGAGGACCAGATCGACGAGGCCCAGCTGAAGATCGACGAGAAGCAGGAGCGCCTCGACCAGCTCAGCGACGAGCGCGAGACCGCCCTGGAGTACCAGTCGCTCCGCGAGGAGAAAGAGGAGTACGAGGGCTACCTCAAAGCCGCGGAACTCGAGGACAAGCGCGACGACCTCGCGGACGTCCGCGAGTCGATCGCCGAGCGCGAGGCGGAACTCGAAGAGCTCCAGCGCGACCTCGACGAGAAGCAAGGTACGGTCGTCCGGCTGGAAGAGGATCTCGAGGATCTCAACGCCGAGATCGAGCGCAAGGGCGAGGACGAACAGCTGGAGATCAAAAGCGAGATCGAGGGGATCAAAGGCGACGTCGCCCGGCTCGAGGACAAGATCGAGTCGACCGAAGAGAAGCGCGAGGCCGCCGAAAACGAGCGTCGTGAGGCGTTCGTCGAGGTCGACCGCAAGCAGGAGGAGATCGACGACCTGGAGTCCGACATCCGGGAGATCAAGGTCGAGAAGTCCTCCGTCAAGGCGGACATCCAGTCCAAGGAGGCCGAGCTCGCCGACATCGAGCAGCAGATCGACGACATCGACACCGAGTTCGACGAGCTGAAGGCCGACCTGCAGGAGCGCAAGGCCGACCGCGAGTCGGTCAAGGAGGAACGCAACGACCTCCAGCGCGAGAAGGATCGGCTGCTCGACGAGGCGCGGCGCCGCTCCAACGAGATCGCGGACCTCGAGGCCGAGATCGACGAAGCGCGCGAGCAGATCCCCGAACTGGAGTCCGACGTGGAGGACCTGCAGAACGAGCTGACGAAGGCCCGGTCGAACGCCGAGAACATCGAGGAGGTCGTCGACGATCTCAAGCAGCAAAAGCGGTCGCTGCAGGACGACATCGCCGACGTCGAGGACGAGATCCAGGCCAAGCAACAGGAGTACGCCGAGCTCGAGGCCCGCGCCGACGAGAGCGGCGACAGCTCCTACGGCCGCGCGGTGACGACGATTCTGAACGGCGACCTCGACGGCGTCCACGGCACCGTCGGCCAGCTCGGCGGCGTCTCCCAGCAGTACGCGACCGCCTGCGAGACGGCGGCGGGCGGCCGGCTCGCCAACGTCGTCGTCGACGACGACGGCGTCGGCCAGGACTGCATCGAGTACCTGAAGTCGCGCAACGCGGGTCGGGCCACCTTCCTCCCGCTGACGGAGATGCACTCCCGGAGCCTCCCCTCGAAGCCCTCGGATCCGGGCGTCGTCGACTTCGCGTACAATCTCGTCGACTTCGATTCGAGCTACTCGGGCATCTTTTCGTACGTGCTCGGCGACACGCTCGTCGTCGAGGACATGGACACCGCGCGCGAGTACATGGGCGATTTCCGGATGGTCACGCTCGACGGCGAACTCGTCGAGAAGAGCGGCGCGATGACCGGCGGTTCGACCAGCGGCTCTCGGTACTCGTTCTCGAAGTCCGGCAAGGGCCAGCTCGAACGGGTCGCAGAGGCGATCCAGGAACTACAGGACGAGCGCGACTCGCTGCGCGAGGACCTCCAGGGCGTCGAGGACCGCCTCGACGACGCGCGCGACCGCAAGACCGACGCGAACGATCAGGTGCGCTCGATCGAATCGGAGATCGAGAGCACCGAGGCCGAGATCGAGGCGGTTCGCGAGAGCATCGGCGAGAAGGAAGACCGACTCGAAGAGCTCCGCGAGGAGCGCGAGTCGGTCGACGAGCGCATGAGCGAGATCGACGAGGAGCTCGACGAGGCCGACGACGAGCTGGCCGAGATCGACGCCGACATCGAGGAGCTAGAGACCGAGCTGGCCGACTCCGAAATTCCGGAGCTGACCAGCCAGGCCGAGGCCGTCGAGGACGAGATCGACGAGCTGGAGGACACGCTCGACGATCTCGACGCCGATCTCAACGAGTACCAGCTCGAGAAGCAGTACGCCGAGGAGTCGATCGAGGAGCTCAACGAGACGATCGAGGACGCTCAAAATCGCAAGGCCGACTGCGAGGAGCAGATATCGGAGCTCGAAGATCAGATCGACGAGAAGGAAGAACTGCTGGAAGAGAAACGCCAGGAGGTCCTCGAACTCGAAGACGAGCTGGCCGAGCTGAAAGACGAGCGCTCCGAGCTCAAGGACGAACTCAAGGCGGCAAAGTCCGAGCGCGACAGCGCCCGGGACGACGTCGACCGCGTCGAGAGCAAGTTGGAGGATCTGCGTGACGCCGAAGACCGGCTCGAGTGGGAGGTCGAGGAGCTCGAAGCCGCCGTCGGCGAGTACGATCCCGAGGAGATCCCCGACCACGACGAGGTCACCGAGCGGGTCGAGACGCTCGAATCCGAGATGGAGGAGCTCGAACCCGTAAATATGCTCGCGATCGAGGAGTACGACGAGGTCGAGGAAGACCTCGAAGAACTCGAAGCGGGCCGCGACACCCTCGTCGAGGAGCGGGACGGCATCCGCGAGCGGATCGACTCCTACGAGGCCCAGAAGAAAGCGACGTTCATGGAAGCCTACGAGGCGATCGACGACCAGTTCGAGGAGATCTTCCAGCGGCTCTCGAACGGCACCGGGACGCTCCACCTCGAAGATCCCGAGGATCCCTTCGAGGGCGGCATGACGATGAAGGCCGAGCCCGGCGACAAGCCGATCCAGCGCCTCGACGCGATGTCGGGCGGCGAGAAGTCCCTGACCGCGCTCGCCTTCATCTTCGCGATCCAGCGGTACAACCCGGCGCCGTTCTACGCGTTAGACGAGGTCGACGCCTTTCTCGACGCCGCCAACGCCGAGCGCGTCGGCGAGATGGTCGACGAGCTCGCGGGCGACGCGCAGTTCGTCGTCGTGTCCCACCGCTCGGCGATGCTGGATCGCTCCGAGCGCGCCATCGGCGTCACGATGCAGGGCGACAACGTCAGCGCGGTCACCGGCATCCAGCTCGACGGCTCGGGCGACGGGGAGGTGAGCGCGGATGACTGA
- a CDS encoding HalOD1 output domain-containing protein, with product MDEEQFHRLSADAADRDGDDEIQLDADAPKAIFEPSTGGSATEAIVSLVAQEEDCAPLELDPLYDAVDPEALDNICTATPDTSLRLSFDYAGYTVLVDGSGIVQLIQTDH from the coding sequence ATGGACGAAGAACAGTTTCATCGCCTCTCAGCCGACGCCGCCGATCGCGACGGCGACGACGAGATCCAGCTCGACGCCGACGCCCCGAAGGCGATCTTCGAACCGTCGACGGGCGGTTCGGCGACCGAAGCGATCGTCTCGCTGGTGGCTCAGGAGGAAGACTGCGCGCCGCTCGAGCTCGACCCGCTGTACGACGCCGTCGATCCCGAGGCGCTCGACAACATCTGTACCGCCACGCCCGACACCTCGCTTCGCCTCTCCTTCGACTACGCCGGCTACACCGTCCTGGTCGACGGGAGCGGGATCGTCCAGCTGATCCAGACCGACCACTGA
- a CDS encoding DUF7518 family protein, translating to MSNNRVEELEATVSELESTVRGLTEELVETKERVRLLEAELEPSEGATTGTPATARRDAADADAESESEQGDAPSDEAAPEDVQEAAAEADKGDGDNGEDETDGSGLGDDIIVA from the coding sequence ATGTCGAACAATCGGGTCGAGGAACTCGAAGCGACGGTGTCCGAGCTGGAGTCGACCGTTCGCGGGCTCACCGAGGAGCTCGTCGAGACGAAAGAGCGCGTCCGCCTGCTGGAAGCCGAACTCGAACCGAGCGAGGGCGCCACGACGGGCACCCCGGCCACCGCACGGCGGGACGCCGCCGACGCCGACGCGGAGTCCGAATCCGAACAGGGCGACGCGCCCTCCGACGAAGCCGCACCCGAGGACGTCCAGGAGGCGGCAGCCGAAGCGGATAAGGGAGATGGGGACAACGGGGAGGACGAAACCGACGGCTCCGGACTCGGCGACGACATCATCGTCGCGTGA
- a CDS encoding UPF0175 family protein: protein MASISARLPDDEADDLEAVAELLDEDKSSVVRKALREGLHELRITRAVEQYQSGEISVNEAARIADVSVAEWLEIARERNLTTQLTPEDLRRDADAASEL from the coding sequence ATGGCGTCGATCAGCGCGAGGCTCCCCGACGACGAGGCCGACGACCTCGAAGCCGTCGCGGAGTTGCTCGACGAGGACAAGAGCAGCGTCGTCAGGAAGGCGCTCCGCGAGGGGCTCCACGAACTGCGCATCACGCGAGCGGTCGAGCAGTACCAGTCCGGCGAGATCTCGGTCAACGAGGCGGCGCGCATCGCCGACGTGAGCGTCGCCGAGTGGCTGGAGATCGCCCGCGAGCGCAATCTCACGACGCAACTGACGCCGGAGGATCTGCGCCGGGACGCCGACGCCGCTAGCGAACTGTGA
- a CDS encoding ScpA family protein, translating to MTDDDVPLNIAGHEDRERPDDAGDDGLPGGLGGDASASGDGEAGDAHPDDATASPDAAAASGDGEDDDEEVEPVELLVNLAEEGEIDPWDIDVVTVTDKYLDRLDEADLRTSGRALFYASVLLRMKGDGLLSEGTEEPDEPEPWEQPFVDDPESGGDAPAGPDPVAGLEAEMERRLDRKSVRGKPETLDELVRELREAERDTWWKESREYDTTESPQGFQRGTQTLDYHSGDDLRAADEPTEDEVTGNAHEEDIETVIEDVNRVLREQYDAGRREVLYAEIDDAGGSRVETYLALLFLANRGHVELQQDELFGDLWVQDPSAVEAEEPAVAD from the coding sequence ATGACTGACGACGACGTGCCGCTGAACATCGCGGGCCACGAGGACCGCGAGCGGCCGGACGACGCGGGCGACGACGGACTCCCCGGCGGTCTCGGCGGGGACGCTTCGGCGTCCGGCGACGGGGAAGCCGGAGACGCACACCCTGACGACGCAACGGCTTCACCCGACGCCGCAGCGGCGTCCGGCGACGGAGAGGACGACGACGAGGAGGTCGAACCGGTCGAGCTGCTGGTGAATCTCGCCGAGGAGGGCGAGATCGACCCGTGGGACATCGACGTCGTGACGGTGACCGACAAGTACCTCGACCGGCTCGACGAGGCCGACCTCCGGACCTCGGGGCGGGCGCTGTTCTACGCGAGCGTGCTCCTCCGGATGAAAGGCGACGGGCTGCTCTCGGAGGGGACCGAGGAGCCCGACGAGCCCGAGCCGTGGGAGCAGCCGTTCGTCGACGACCCTGAGAGCGGCGGCGACGCCCCCGCCGGCCCCGATCCGGTCGCGGGGCTCGAAGCCGAGATGGAGCGCCGCCTCGATCGGAAGAGCGTCCGGGGCAAGCCCGAGACGCTCGACGAGCTCGTCCGCGAGCTGCGGGAGGCCGAGCGCGACACCTGGTGGAAGGAATCCCGCGAGTACGACACGACCGAGTCGCCCCAGGGGTTCCAGCGGGGCACTCAGACGCTCGATTACCACTCCGGCGACGACCTCCGGGCGGCCGACGAGCCGACCGAGGACGAGGTGACCGGCAACGCCCACGAGGAGGACATCGAGACGGTGATCGAGGACGTCAATCGGGTGCTCCGCGAGCAGTACGACGCGGGGCGACGCGAGGTGCTGTACGCCGAGATCGACGACGCCGGCGGCTCCCGCGTCGAGACGTACCTCGCCTTGCTCTTTCTCGCGAACCGCGGCCACGTCGAGCTCCAGCAGGACGAGCTGTTCGGCGATCTCTGGGTCCAGGATCCCAGCGCCGTCGAGGCCGAGGAGCCGGCGGTCGCGGACTGA
- the gatB gene encoding Asp-tRNA(Asn)/Glu-tRNA(Gln) amidotransferase subunit GatB, whose translation MTAQATQQDADLAVVIGLEVHVQLETDTKIFCRCSTDQTDAEPNSNTCPVCLGLPGALPVLNEGAVEAAVKVGKAIDADIPEETRFHRKNYYYPDLPKNFQITQYDEPICQDGELEVGVEGERREIGIERAHLEEDPGSLQHVGGSIDTADYTLVNYNRAGVPLLEIVTRPDFRSPDEVRAFLAKLEEVLEYLGVFDSTRDGSLRIDANISLVQTSDANLDADTGEFSDEALEEANRTEVKNISSHKGAEKALAYEVTRQKNAIKRGRGVEQETRHWDEAKGITVSMRSKEEEKDYRYFGEADLPPLQVADWKEKIAIPELPDARRERFREEYGLGEEAASKLTSTKQVADFYEDVAEEYDPDLAATWVADNLLGELNYRDMEVTDVESRLDEVTRLVELVATDEITAKNARETVLREMLDEGRAPDEIVEDEGLGKTDDDELQQAVEAAIEENPDAVEDHENGEDGAINFLVGQVMQKTGGSADPGDVNQLLRDELAE comes from the coding sequence ATGACCGCGCAGGCGACTCAGCAGGACGCCGACCTCGCCGTCGTGATCGGGCTGGAGGTCCACGTCCAGCTCGAGACCGACACGAAGATCTTCTGTCGCTGCTCGACCGACCAGACCGACGCCGAGCCCAACTCGAACACCTGCCCCGTCTGCCTGGGGCTGCCAGGCGCGCTGCCGGTGCTCAACGAGGGCGCCGTCGAGGCCGCGGTGAAGGTCGGCAAGGCGATCGACGCCGACATCCCCGAGGAGACCCGCTTCCACCGGAAGAACTACTACTACCCCGACCTGCCGAAGAACTTCCAGATCACCCAGTACGACGAGCCGATCTGCCAGGACGGCGAGTTAGAGGTCGGCGTCGAGGGCGAGCGCCGCGAGATCGGCATCGAGCGCGCACACCTCGAGGAAGACCCCGGCAGCCTCCAGCACGTCGGCGGCTCGATCGACACCGCCGACTACACGCTGGTCAACTACAACCGCGCGGGCGTCCCGCTGCTGGAGATCGTCACGCGGCCGGACTTCCGGAGCCCCGACGAGGTTCGCGCGTTCCTCGCCAAGCTCGAAGAAGTTCTGGAGTACCTCGGCGTATTCGATAGCACGCGCGACGGTAGCCTGCGCATCGACGCCAACATCTCGCTCGTCCAGACCAGCGACGCAAACCTCGATGCCGACACCGGCGAGTTCAGCGACGAGGCGCTGGAAGAAGCCAACCGCACGGAGGTCAAGAACATCTCGAGCCACAAGGGCGCCGAAAAGGCGCTGGCCTACGAGGTGACTCGCCAGAAGAACGCGATCAAGCGCGGGCGCGGCGTCGAGCAGGAGACCCGCCACTGGGACGAGGCCAAGGGGATCACCGTCTCGATGCGCTCCAAGGAAGAAGAGAAGGACTACCGCTACTTCGGGGAGGCCGACCTCCCGCCGCTGCAGGTCGCCGACTGGAAGGAGAAAATCGCCATCCCCGAACTACCCGACGCTCGCCGCGAGCGCTTCCGCGAGGAGTACGGCCTGGGCGAGGAGGCCGCGAGCAAGCTCACCTCCACGAAGCAGGTCGCGGACTTCTACGAGGACGTCGCCGAGGAGTACGACCCGGACCTCGCGGCGACGTGGGTCGCGGATAACCTGCTGGGCGAGCTCAACTACCGCGACATGGAAGTGACCGACGTCGAGAGTCGTCTCGACGAGGTGACTCGCCTCGTGGAACTCGTCGCGACCGACGAGATCACCGCGAAGAACGCCCGCGAGACGGTGCTCCGCGAGATGCTCGACGAGGGCCGCGCGCCCGACGAGATCGTCGAGGACGAGGGGCTGGGCAAGACCGACGACGACGAACTCCAGCAGGCCGTCGAAGCCGCCATCGAAGAGAACCCCGACGCCGTCGAGGACCACGAGAACGGCGAGGACGGCGCCATCAACTTCCTCGTCGGGCAGGTCATGCAGAAGACGGGCGGCTCGGCCGATCCGGGCGACGTGAACCAGCTGTTGCGAGACGAGCTGGCGGAGTAA